In the Chryseobacterium sp. MYb264 genome, one interval contains:
- a CDS encoding MFS transporter has protein sequence MYNKGLYNDWVPKPVQLLLIVLLLAVVMPLGGVYTGNISYVVSGTGAMTEYFMWANYATTIGMGACMPIVMRMKMRYKVRDKMTLLLVLLGLLSYLNSTTFEPMIFVFSALLIGFLKMMVTIELFLPLMAMIGNRGMFYGGFYTFVLAMNQVSAYYAVEVSIQYNWQHFYVIMAVGCFILALLHWVFMHDKYFALKVPLHYIDWLSILLFVSTFMFSAYVFSFGKQQDWLNSRNIINASIAAFVSFALLAIRQFTLKRPYISFKIFTKNNVQHGLFMLFMLGMFLGTTSIQNTFAVGVLGYDQLTNARLNLLMIPGLVLAGVVAIIWFKKEIPLKMFIFSGFSAMVGYAMVMYFSMVLEFSYDNWYLPMFLKGYGMGALFISVWFYTLDKLELDEMLAAIGLVLVWRTFLSVGVFSAIYAWFQYHFQVVAIGDLAVYMDGMTITPQSVSANMKTIQLNAIIIANKKIFGYIILMGLGVLVYVFTHHFGKERFEYARFVKILNGKSALARKRLRERKRLVNEIKDAAGPAI, from the coding sequence ATGTACAATAAAGGATTATACAACGACTGGGTTCCGAAACCCGTGCAGCTTTTGCTGATCGTATTGCTTCTTGCGGTGGTGATGCCATTGGGAGGCGTGTATACGGGAAACATCAGCTATGTGGTGAGCGGAACCGGGGCGATGACAGAATATTTCATGTGGGCGAATTATGCGACTACCATTGGGATGGGCGCATGTATGCCGATTGTGATGAGAATGAAAATGAGATACAAAGTTCGTGATAAAATGACACTTTTATTGGTACTTTTAGGTTTGCTGAGTTATTTGAATTCAACGACTTTTGAGCCGATGATCTTTGTATTTTCCGCTTTACTGATCGGGTTTTTAAAAATGATGGTAACAATTGAATTATTCTTACCGTTAATGGCCATGATCGGGAACAGAGGAATGTTCTACGGCGGATTTTATACCTTCGTTTTAGCCATGAATCAGGTTTCTGCTTATTATGCGGTGGAAGTTTCTATTCAATACAACTGGCAGCATTTTTATGTGATTATGGCAGTAGGATGCTTCATTTTGGCTTTGCTGCATTGGGTTTTTATGCACGATAAATATTTTGCATTAAAAGTTCCGTTGCATTATATCGATTGGTTGAGTATTCTACTTTTCGTTTCCACGTTTATGTTTTCGGCGTATGTTTTTTCGTTTGGAAAACAGCAGGATTGGCTCAATTCAAGAAATATTATCAATGCGAGTATCGCAGCTTTTGTGAGTTTTGCTTTGTTGGCGATTCGTCAGTTTACGTTGAAAAGACCTTATATATCATTTAAAATCTTCACTAAAAACAATGTTCAGCACGGGTTATTTATGCTTTTCATGCTCGGAATGTTTTTAGGAACAACCTCTATTCAGAACACTTTTGCAGTCGGCGTTTTGGGATATGACCAATTAACCAATGCAAGATTGAATTTATTAATGATTCCCGGACTGGTTTTAGCCGGAGTTGTTGCTATTATTTGGTTTAAAAAAGAAATTCCATTGAAGATGTTTATTTTTTCAGGATTTTCAGCAATGGTGGGCTATGCTATGGTGATGTACTTTTCTATGGTGCTCGAATTCAGTTATGACAATTGGTATTTACCGATGTTCTTAAAAGGTTACGGAATGGGCGCCTTATTCATTTCGGTTTGGTTTTATACGCTTGATAAGCTGGAATTGGATGAAATGCTCGCAGCTATCGGATTGGTATTAGTTTGGAGAACGTTTTTATCGGTTGGAGTTTTCTCTGCAATTTACGCTTGGTTTCAATATCATTTTCAGGTTGTTGCGATTGGAGATCTCGCTGTTTATATGGATGGAATGACGATAACTCCACAAAGTGTATCTGCCAATATGAAGACTATTCAGTTGAATGCCATTATTATAGCTAATAAAAAAATATTCGGATATATTATTTTGATGGGCTTGGGAGTGTTGGTTTATGTTTTCACGCATCACTTCGGAAAAGAACGTTTCGAATACGCTAGATTTGTTAAAATATTAAACGGAAAATCTGCATTGGCGAGAAAAAGACTTCGCGAAAGAAAAAGATTAGTG